Part of the Helicobacter bilis genome is shown below.
ATCCTAGAATCAAAGCAAGAAAATTAACGCCCTAAGAGTTAGTTGTAGCAATAATTTACAAATATTTTACAATCTAGTTTTGCGATTTTACATACATTTTTTACACTTTCAAGCAAATTTTCTAAGTATTAATAAGGGATAAAGATGAGAAGAGATGGGCTATCTAGTCTATTATTTTGGTGTATGCGACTATCCATTTTTAGCACACTTGCGATATTTTGCATTTTAATTGGCTTTATTTTTATAAAAGGTGTTGTTTATCTCACACCAAGCCTTTTTGAGTGGGAATATAATAGCGAAAATGTCTCTATGATGCCAGCTATTATAAATACCATTAATATGATACTTTTCTCCCTTGCTATTGCCATGCCTTTTGGAATCTTTGGGGCGATTTTTCTCACAGAATATAGTAGTAGTAAAAATAAACTCATCGCTGTCATTACAACCGCAGCTGAAACGCTTGTAGGTATCCCATCAATCGTATATGGGCTTTTTGGCTTCCTTGCATTTGTCGTATTTTTTCAATTAAAGTTTAGCTTTTTAGCAGGTAGCCTTACCATTACTATTATGATTTTACCTGTAATTTTGCGTAGCGCACAAGAGGCATTAAAGTCTGTGCCTTTAATGTATAGAGAGGCAAGTTTTGCACTTGGGGCAGGTAAGCTTAGAACTATTTTTGCGATTATTCTACCTGCTGCTACACCCGGAATCTTAGCAGGAATAATCCTTAGCATTGGTAAGATTGTAGGTGAAAGTGCCGCATTGCTTTATACTTTTGGCGGATTTGCTCAAGTTTCTGGACTATTTGATTCTGGTAGGACTCTTAGTATGCACATGTATCTTATATCAAATGAAGGGCATCATATCAATGAGGCATATAGCACGGCAATGATTCTCATTGTGATTGTGCTAATCATCAATCTTTTATCAAACTACATAGCAAAAACTCTCACAAAGGCATAAAATGGATAAAAAAGTATGTTTTAGTATTAAGGATATGAATCTTTACTATAATGATTTTCATGCGTTAAAGAATATTAATATGCAGATTCTAAAAGGTAAAGTAACCGCCTTTATCGGTCCTAGTGGTTGTGGTAAATCCACTTTTCTAAAAAGCCTTAATCGTATGAATGACTTAGTAGAAGGCTGTAAAATTAAAGGCAAGATTCTATTAGATGAAGTTAATATCTATAAAAAATATGATGTAAATATATTGCGTAAAAAGGTTGGCATGGTCTTTCAAAAACCAAACCCATTTCCTATGAGTATTTATGATAATATGGTGTTTGGTCCAAAAACACATGGGATAAAG
Proteins encoded:
- the pstA gene encoding phosphate ABC transporter permease PstA; the encoded protein is MRRDGLSSLLFWCMRLSIFSTLAIFCILIGFIFIKGVVYLTPSLFEWEYNSENVSMMPAIINTINMILFSLAIAMPFGIFGAIFLTEYSSSKNKLIAVITTAAETLVGIPSIVYGLFGFLAFVVFFQLKFSFLAGSLTITIMILPVILRSAQEALKSVPLMYREASFALGAGKLRTIFAIILPAATPGILAGIILSIGKIVGESAALLYTFGGFAQVSGLFDSGRTLSMHMYLISNEGHHINEAYSTAMILIVIVLIINLLSNYIAKTLTKA